TGTGCTCATCAATATGGTGGAGGCAATGAAATGGAAATCTATCGAATCGAAGAACTAAGCTTTGCTTTTCCTGAACAAGAGCAGATGGCTCTTTCGAATATCAATCTTACGATTGCAAGCGGAGACTTTATTACTGTGTGTGGAAAGTCAGGCTGCGGCAAAAGTACCTTACTAAGACAACTGAAAACAATCCTAACCCCACATGGCAAACGCCAAGGGGCGATTTATTATAAGGGTCAACCTGTAGAAGAGATCGATCAACGGACACAAGCAGCGGAAATCGGTTATGTACTCCAAAGTCCGGACAATCAAATTGTGACAGACAAGGTGTGGCATGAGCTGGCCTTTGGCCTTGAAAGCTTAGGTTATGACAATTCTACGATTCGTTTGCGCGTGGCTGAGATGGCAAGCTTTTTCGGAATTCAGACCTGGTTCCATAAAAGTGTGACTGAGCTATCAGGTGGCCAGAAGCAGTTACTCAATTTAGCTGCGATTATGGCTATGCATCCCTCGGTTCTAATCCTTGATGAGCCTACCTCTCAGCTAGATCCTATCGCGGCTTCCGATTTTTTGGAGACGGTCAAAAAGATAAATCGCGAGCTTGGCACAACCGTTATCATGACCGAGCATCGTCTGGAGGATGTTCTTCCGCTTACAGATCGACTGATTGTGCTGAATGAGGGCGCTGTGATTGCCGATGATACCCCGCAAAAGGTGGGTGAAGTCTTAAGCAAACTGAATCATCCGATGTTTCTGTCCATGCCCTCACCGATGCAAATTTACGCAGGAGTAGATAATGACTTAGCGTGGCCTGTTACTGTGAAGGAAGGACGCCAATGGTTGGATGCTTTTCTAGAGGATAAGACCCCTGCAACAATGGCAGAATCTCATCCAAGCACGAAAGAGGATGGCCCTGTTGTCATAAAGTTCAAAGATGTATGGTTTAAATATGATAAACACGGACCCGATATCATTAAAGATTTGTCTTTTGAAGTGAAGCAGGGGCAATTCTACTCTATTGTAGGTGGAAATGGAACGGGGAAGACGTCGACGTTGTCGCTGATGAGTGGCATTCTTCAGCCGTACAGGGGGAAGGTTCTAATCGGTGGGAAGAATCCAGCGAAGATGAACGCCAAGGAACTGTTTACTAACAATCTGGGTATTCTCCCGCAAAATCCACAAACCTTATTTGTGAAAAAAACAGTCGAGCTAGATCTATTCGAAATGTTATCCCAGCTTCCTTTAACGAAGGGAGAAAAGGTGGCTAAAGTCGAGGCTGTGGTTAAGTTCGCAGAACTGGAACATCTTCTCTCGATGCATCCGTATGACCTTAGCGGGGGAGAACAGCAGCGTGCGGCGCTGGCTAAAGTGCTTTTGTTAGAGCCAAAGATTCTGCTGCTGGATGAACCGACGAAGGGACTGGATGGGCCTTTTAAAGAGAAGTTAGCTTTATTCTTACAGAAGCTTAATGCTGAAGGTGTTACCATCGTAATGGTTTCGCATGACGTTGAATTTTGTGCCAAATATGCGGAAGTTTGCGCCATGTTTTTTGATGGAAGTATCATTACTACGAATGAAGCGCAGAAGTTTTTTGCGGGAAACAGCTTCTATACGACTGCCGCCAACCGTATGGCGCGTCATGTATGGAGCGAGGGAGTAACGATAGAGGGTGTGATTGATTTATGTCAACGAAGCAGGTGACGAGTCGTCGTTTGAGTCGTCGAACTTTATTAGCGGGACTGCTAATCTTTGTAGTTATTCCAGCTACAATTTTGTTAGGCATTCTCGTCCTAGATGATCGCAAATATTACTTTATTAGTCTATTGATCGTCCTCTATACAATGATTCCGTTTGCGATGGTGTTCGAGAATCGGAAACCGCAGGCGAGGGAATTGATCGTCATAGCAGTGTTAGCAGCCATTGCCGTTGCTGGACGCGCAGCCTTTTTCATGCTGCCACAGTTTAAGCCAGTAGTTGCTATTGTCATCATTGCAGGGGTGAGCTTGGGGGCGGAGGCAGGGTTTTTGGTGGGCGCTGTTGCGGGCTTCGTCTCTAATTTCTTTTTTGGTCAGGGACCTTGGACGCCTTGGCAAATGTTCTGTTTTGGCATTATTGGTTTTCTGGCGGGCATTTTCTTCAAGAAGGGTCTGCTTAAAAAGACTAAGCTGTCTCTCTGCATTTTCGGAGGGCTAGCTACTTTCTTGGTATACGGAGGCATCATCAATATAGGCTCGCTGATGATGTTCACTTCAGAGTTCTCATGGTCGGCTTTGATGACCACTTATATTTCCGCCTTTTGGTTTGATATGGTGCATGCGATCTCCACGGTGGTGTTTTTGTTTTTTATTGCTAACCCTATGATTGAAAAGTTGGATCGGATAAAAACGAAGTATGGGTTGATTGAGCCTTAGGGTGTTCGTGCGGGGTGTTGTGCGCATTGCGCTGGCGGACGCTCCGCTTTTCCACAATCAGTCCGTTCTCTCCGCTGCCATCAGCGCGAAACCCAAAACACAAACAACCTAAAGGGCTTAATGAACCCACCTTCGGTTTTTAGCCGAAGGTGGGGAGGTAGTGACTAGTGGCTGTGATACTAGCCAACGAGAAACATAATGAGAAGAGAATATACCCAGTGGCGATGCTCCAGTAACCGGAGTATCGCCTGTTTTTTGCTTCTTAGACAAATGTAGCCTAACGATAATTGACGTCTCCACTTCAACGGAATCGTCTAGCTCTATGCTTCCCTCATGAAGAAAGACAATTTCCCCTTCCATTACTCCCTATCCATCGCAACGGACAATTGGCCGTGGCACACATAAAGCAGCTCGAAATCATACAGCTTCCTTCCCGGGAACAAGCGGAGCGCGACCATCTGGAACTGCGCGTAATGAATGGAGGGAGTCCACTCATGGAAGGGGAATCGCTTGCGGACCGGATGTTGGAGCGGGGGCTTGGTGGGACAGCACCTTATATAGAATTAGATAAAATAACGGAATCGTGCAAAAAGTAACTTTCATAGCTAAATAAAAATCTCCATCATTCTTATATAATAAAGGTAATAATAAGACAAAAGTTGTTCTATTGTAATCCGGAATAGTACAAATGAAAGAAAGGGATATTCATGAAGAAAGGGATTAACATCTGTTTATCCCACCTAATGGCACCCTTGAATTCATCCCTTAGCTGGCGGATACCTTGTCCGTAAGTCCAAGCCGAGGCGGAATCCGCAGCCTAACAAGGAAGCTTGGATCAACATAAAATAACCTCTATGAGTGAGAAGAATAGGATGGATGCATCGTGAAAAGGTATGGGGCAGTCGTGATAGGCTGTGGTTATATGGGCTCACTTCACTTGGATGCCATATCAAAGCAGGAGAGGGTCCGGTTGATTGGTGTCGTAGATTGGAACCAGGGCAGGGCCTCCCAAGTGGCAAGCCAATACGGAGCCGAGTGTTGGAGTACAGATTACCGGGCCTTGATAGAGCGAGAGGATGTGGATATGGTCATTATCGCCACGTACCCGTCCTCCCATCTGGAGATTGCAAAAGCATGCCTCGCGGCAGGAAAGCATATCCTATGCGAAAAGCCGATGGCGGGCAATGCACGGGAAACGCAGGAATTCATGAAGCTGGCCCGTGGAGCCAAGACCAAGGTGCTGATCGGTCACATCCTTCGTCACAACACCACTTACCAGGCAGTTATGAAGATGATCCGGGAGGGTGCTATCGGCTTCCCCCTGGTTATTCGGTTAACCCAATTGAAGCCCTCCAAGAATTGGGATTCCCATCTGTCCCTGCTCCGGGATGTCTCACCGATTGTGGATTGCGGCGTCCATTATATCGATGTGATGCGTTGGGCCACAGGGGCGGACGTGGTAAGCGTCAACGGGATCGGGCAGCGTCTCTATGAAGAAGTCCCGCCGTACACTTACAATTACGGACTCATGACCCTCCGTCTATCGGATGGCTCCATCGGCTACTTCGAGACAGGGTGGGGCAAGGGGATGCCGACTGACAACCGGAAGGAATTCATCGGACCGGCTGGCCGGATCCGTATCATCTACAAGAATGATCGACCGCGAGAGGAGCAGCATCTGGGAAATCTGGTCGAGGTCGAAGATAACCGGAAAGGAACGGTTCAGAAGATCAATATGGACTTCTCCGTGAAGCCTACGGGTGCCCAACTGGACTATTTCCTATCTATGCTGGAGAACAACTTGCCCGCTATACCGGCAATGGAGGATGCCTACCGGGCAATGGAGATCGCTCTCCTGGCCGACCAGGCAATCCATGAAGGAATTACGTTACCTTGCGCGAAATAAGGGTGGAAGGGAGGAGGCGCCCGCCCGAGAGGGATATAGAGCGGGCGGTCTCCTTCATCCGCATTACAGGTAACGCAGAAGGCTGTGCGAAATCTCGGGGATCGAGACTGCGTATTGAAAAACCGGATAAACGCGGGTCTTAATAAACAAGTTAATTAATGGGGTTGTTTTGCTGCATTAGCCCCAGTAGGACTCCGAACGGAAGGGAATGAACCATGGAAAGAAAATTGGAAACCTTAGTAATTTCTCACCTGATAAATCAGACGGATGTTTCACATACAGAAGAAGTCCAGATCATCAAGCAGTATCAATGGCTTAAAGAGTATAGTCCTGTCGTTACAGCGAGATTAAATTACAGTCAGGAGGATCTAAAACTTCAGTTTAAGGTTTACGAAAAGAATCCAATACGAACATATAGAAACATGAATGATCCCGTGTATAAGGATAGCTGCATCGAGTTCTTTTTTCAGCCTAATCCGGATTCGGACCAGCGCTATATGAATTTTGAATTTAATGCGAACGGCACAATTCTCTTGCAGATAGGAGCGGATCGGTATGATCGCTTCCCAATCACTATCAATCCGGCACTTTTCCGCATCCTATCCACCACAGATCAAATTAATGCTAAAGGGGAAGCGTATTGGGAATTAAGCTTTTCGATCCCATGGGCTTGGGTACAATCTTATTTTCCGGATTTTCGGGCAGTGCCGGGAAAAAAGATAAGAGGAAACTTTTACAAGTGCGGCGACGATACGACCTATCCGCACTTTGGAACATGGAGCAGAGTTCATTCGAACAAACCAGAATTTCATAGCAGCAGTGATTTTGGGATTCTGTACTTAGAGTAACTGCATAACATAGTGTTAATGAATAACTTCCGAAGCCGCATATGCGGGGTTGGAGGTTTTTTATCTTTTTTAGAGAAATTAGTTTTGTTCTAAGACAAGGGTAGCCTAACGATAATTGTCGTTCCCTCTCCAACCGCACCGTCCAACTCTATGCTTCCCTGATGCAGAGAGACAATTTTTTTAACGATCGCAAGTCCGAGACCATTGCCATTGTTGTTTCCGTTCCGCGACTTGTCTATTTTATAAAACCTTTGGAATACGGCGTTGAACTCTTCCGGGGAGATCCCCATTCCATTATCGCTGATAGTGACAGATACTTCTGCTGCATTACGATCTATACTGATGCGGATTTTCCCGTTTTCCGGTGTAAACTTGATGCTGTTGCTGAGTAAATTCATCCATACTTGCTTCAGTTGATCTTCATCGCCCATAATTTTGACAGCTTCCGGTAGTTCTAAATCAATAACAATGCCTTTGGCTGACCATTGCGGCTCACAGGTTACAACGATTGTTCTAATCTGCTCATCAAGATTGAAGGGACTTGCGTTGAAGGGATGATGTTCAGAATCCAGAGATGCGAGCTTCAGTAGATTATCACTTAGCCTCGACAGTCGTTCACTCTCCGCAATGATGATATCAAGATATTCACTGCGTTCCTCTTCCACGATCAAATCATGGTTCTGCAACGCTTTGGCAAAGCCGGAAATAGACGTAAGCGGTGTCTGGATTTCATGAGAAACGTTGGATACGAAATCCTGCCGCATCTGTTCTAACTGTTTAAGTTCTCCTGCCATCTCTACATAACTTTGTGTTAATTCCCCGATCTCGTCTATTCGGTTCATTTTAAGCTCCACCTCGAAATCACCCTTGGCCAGCCTTTTTGTCGCATTCGTTAGTGCTTTGATCGGCTCTACCAAATATCTAGCGGCAATAAGAATGCACACACTACCCAGTAAGAGCACGAGTAATAGCACAAAGAGCACCATCCGATTGACGATATTTTCGTTCTCGGCAGAATACTGCAAGAACATCGCACGCCACTCTCCGTCCAACATAAAGGGTATACCGATAAAGATATCCTTATCTTTCGCAGAAGAGCGGTAGAGCTTTCCTTGCAGCACTTGTTTGACAGCTTCGGGGGGGACAGTGACAGCCGGACTACCCTTGAGCCCATAAAAGGTATGTTCTCCGGCATGATTGTACAGGTGGATAGGGTGTGCGGATACCTTAACCATACTATTCAGGAACTCATCCGTATCCATGGGTTTGGCGTCATCATAGCGGTGAATGATTTCTTTTCCCACTACGATCATTTCATTCTGCCCCTCGTAACTTATTTGTTTCTGAAAGACATACAATCCAATGAAAAAGGAACAGATTAGACTAAAGATAATGATGCCTAGAAACGTGAGAATGACACGTACATACAGAGTCTTGATCATGGCGTAGGAATCAGCCTGTATCCCAGGCCGCGGGCCGTTTCGATTTGAAATTGCTCGTCGTTGCCGCTGAATTTCTCCCTCAACCGACTTATATGTACATCTACAGTCCGTCCGTCTCCTTCATAATTCAATCCCCAGATTTGAAGAATCAACTGTTCTCTTGTAAAGATTTGCCCGGGGTGACTGGCCAACAGAAACAGAAGCTCAAATTCCTTCAAAGGAATCATGACCGGTTCTTCACCGCGCGTGACCTGGAAAGTACGGCGGTTGAGCAGCACATTACCTAATTGCACAGACTGTGAAGAAACGACCAGCGAGCGTTTAAGCAAAGCTTTTACTCGCATCACGAGTTCAAGCGGATCGAACGGTTTGGTTAGATAGTCATCCGTACCCAGTTGAAAGCCTTTCACTTTGTGTGCAGATTCCGCTTTAGCCGTCACCATGAGGAGGGGGATATTGGCATCAGACCGCCTGATTTCTCTGCAGAGATCCCAACCATCCAATCCTGGCATCATAATATCTAGAATGACGAGATCAACTCGCGAGTTCTCTATTATGGACAAGGCTTTTGTACCATCCCTGGCTTCTTTAAGTTCAAAACCTTCTTTTCGCAAAAATAAAGACATTAGCTTTCGGATGTTATCATC
This Paenibacillus sp. FSL R5-0345 DNA region includes the following protein-coding sequences:
- a CDS encoding ABC transporter ATP-binding protein translates to MEIYRIEELSFAFPEQEQMALSNINLTIASGDFITVCGKSGCGKSTLLRQLKTILTPHGKRQGAIYYKGQPVEEIDQRTQAAEIGYVLQSPDNQIVTDKVWHELAFGLESLGYDNSTIRLRVAEMASFFGIQTWFHKSVTELSGGQKQLLNLAAIMAMHPSVLILDEPTSQLDPIAASDFLETVKKINRELGTTVIMTEHRLEDVLPLTDRLIVLNEGAVIADDTPQKVGEVLSKLNHPMFLSMPSPMQIYAGVDNDLAWPVTVKEGRQWLDAFLEDKTPATMAESHPSTKEDGPVVIKFKDVWFKYDKHGPDIIKDLSFEVKQGQFYSIVGGNGTGKTSTLSLMSGILQPYRGKVLIGGKNPAKMNAKELFTNNLGILPQNPQTLFVKKTVELDLFEMLSQLPLTKGEKVAKVEAVVKFAELEHLLSMHPYDLSGGEQQRAALAKVLLLEPKILLLDEPTKGLDGPFKEKLALFLQKLNAEGVTIVMVSHDVEFCAKYAEVCAMFFDGSIITTNEAQKFFAGNSFYTTAANRMARHVWSEGVTIEGVIDLCQRSR
- a CDS encoding ECF transporter S component, which codes for MSTKQVTSRRLSRRTLLAGLLIFVVIPATILLGILVLDDRKYYFISLLIVLYTMIPFAMVFENRKPQARELIVIAVLAAIAVAGRAAFFMLPQFKPVVAIVIIAGVSLGAEAGFLVGAVAGFVSNFFFGQGPWTPWQMFCFGIIGFLAGIFFKKGLLKKTKLSLCIFGGLATFLVYGGIINIGSLMMFTSEFSWSALMTTYISAFWFDMVHAISTVVFLFFIANPMIEKLDRIKTKYGLIEP
- a CDS encoding Gfo/Idh/MocA family protein — its product is MIGCGYMGSLHLDAISKQERVRLIGVVDWNQGRASQVASQYGAECWSTDYRALIEREDVDMVIIATYPSSHLEIAKACLAAGKHILCEKPMAGNARETQEFMKLARGAKTKVLIGHILRHNTTYQAVMKMIREGAIGFPLVIRLTQLKPSKNWDSHLSLLRDVSPIVDCGVHYIDVMRWATGADVVSVNGIGQRLYEEVPPYTYNYGLMTLRLSDGSIGYFETGWGKGMPTDNRKEFIGPAGRIRIIYKNDRPREEQHLGNLVEVEDNRKGTVQKINMDFSVKPTGAQLDYFLSMLENNLPAIPAMEDAYRAMEIALLADQAIHEGITLPCAK
- a CDS encoding carbohydrate-binding family 9-like protein produces the protein MERKLETLVISHLINQTDVSHTEEVQIIKQYQWLKEYSPVVTARLNYSQEDLKLQFKVYEKNPIRTYRNMNDPVYKDSCIEFFFQPNPDSDQRYMNFEFNANGTILLQIGADRYDRFPITINPALFRILSTTDQINAKGEAYWELSFSIPWAWVQSYFPDFRAVPGKKIRGNFYKCGDDTTYPHFGTWSRVHSNKPEFHSSSDFGILYLE
- a CDS encoding HAMP domain-containing sensor histidine kinase, whose amino-acid sequence is MIKTLYVRVILTFLGIIIFSLICSFFIGLYVFQKQISYEGQNEMIVVGKEIIHRYDDAKPMDTDEFLNSMVKVSAHPIHLYNHAGEHTFYGLKGSPAVTVPPEAVKQVLQGKLYRSSAKDKDIFIGIPFMLDGEWRAMFLQYSAENENIVNRMVLFVLLLVLLLGSVCILIAARYLVEPIKALTNATKRLAKGDFEVELKMNRIDEIGELTQSYVEMAGELKQLEQMRQDFVSNVSHEIQTPLTSISGFAKALQNHDLIVEEERSEYLDIIIAESERLSRLSDNLLKLASLDSEHHPFNASPFNLDEQIRTIVVTCEPQWSAKGIVIDLELPEAVKIMGDEDQLKQVWMNLLSNSIKFTPENGKIRISIDRNAAEVSVTISDNGMGISPEEFNAVFQRFYKIDKSRNGNNNGNGLGLAIVKKIVSLHQGSIELDGAVGEGTTIIVRLPLS
- a CDS encoding response regulator transcription factor, with product MATILIADDDDNIRKLMSLFLRKEGFELKEARDGTKALSIIENSRVDLVILDIMMPGLDGWDLCREIRRSDANIPLLMVTAKAESAHKVKGFQLGTDDYLTKPFDPLELVMRVKALLKRSLVVSSQSVQLGNVLLNRRTFQVTRGEEPVMIPLKEFELLFLLASHPGQIFTREQLILQIWGLNYEGDGRTVDVHISRLREKFSGNDEQFQIETARGLGYRLIPTP